The window AATGGTATCTCAGCAAGTGGTGGTCGATTCCTATCTCTATCGCATTCATCGGCCTGCCCGCCATCGTCGAATATGATTCAGCAGGTGTTGCAATGGCTGGGCATTTTGGAGAAAGCGGAATGAACTACATGATCAAGTTTGTCGGTGGGCCGCTTGACGGTACTTACGAGTTTCCGAACTTCTCGCCGAGGCACGTTCCCCATAGCAATCTGAACTGGCGGAATAGGGCGTCTTCATGGGGCATATTTTAGGCGGAATTGAGGTAAGCTGCGTACCTTTCCTCATGGCTGCGCAGTCTCCTTAACGCCAGGAGGTTTAGCTGGATAATCCTTCACGACTGGCTTGATCACCGTGCCGTCCATGAGCACCACAAGCCGCAGGTTATCCCGAGGACCGCTTGAGCCCCCCTTTTGAAACACGGCTTCATACTCGACCAGCCAAAACCATTTGCCCTCCACCGCCGCCGGTGTAAGGTTAGCCGACATGAGATACCATTTGGAATCTTCGTCGTCTTTTACAAGCGACTCTTTCAGGCCAGCTGCCAATGCAATCGCCTTCATAGCACTCAGCGGCGGGTTTTCATTCCCGGTTTTCCATTGCGGAGACCTTTCCAAAGCCTCAGTCGTCACCGAAACATCGTATTGTTTCGAGAAGGCATAGCTGTGGAACGTTCTTGCCTCGCAATGAGAAACGCCCCAGATAGCAAGCACTAGTGCGATCGCGAGTGTGCGCATCATCGGAACTCCTCCATTGATAACTTGGGTCGATTCAGCACGCACTGTTCGTGTTTAATTCGCCACCGCTATCCAGCGAAACTTTGCCAATCGCAGTTGCTAGTCAAGTATACTTCGACGAGAGGTCTACCTGCCAACCCACCGCGCGGCCAAGGATCCAAGATGAAGTGGCGCTTAAGCTATCTGCAGTTCAGCCTGCGTTCGTTTTTGATCGTCGCGATTCTTTTTGGCATGGTCCTGGCCTGGATCGGCAAAGTGCGGCATCGGGTCCAGCAGCGGCGTGTGGTAACCCAGCTTCAATCGCGTGGTGCCGGAGTCGGATATGACTACCAGGTTGCCAGCGGATGGGATTCCGCGAAGTGGTCTCCACCAGGCCCCAAAGTTCTGCGGATGTTGTTGGGAGACGATGCGTTTGCCGAGGTGGATACCGTTTGCCTCGTGGGGCGTCGGGGGTCCTACCCTTCTACTCCCGATGATCTTGCGTCCTTAGCCGCGTTCCCGCGGTTGCAAGTGCTGCACATCGGCGGGGCGTCGTTTGGCGACGGGAGCCTGGCCGAAATTGTCCGCCATAAGGAGCTGTTCCGACTTGGGTTCGAGAATACGAAGGTCACTGCCCGCGGGCTGCGCGACTTGCGACCGCTGGAACGGCTATCGGCGCTTGAACTTTGCGGGCGAGGAATTGACGATGAAGCGCTCGACGCTGTCAGCGAGCTGCAGCATCTGGAACGTCTGCAACTGTACCATACGAGCATTTCTTCGGGCGGCTGGGGAAAGCTCGCCGATCTCCGCACGTTGAAAAGCCTCGATATCTATCCAGGGAATGTGATCGGTGACAATGAGCTCGCTCACATCTCTCATCTGAGCCAATTGGAAGCGTTGCGACTCTTCCAAGGTGCCGTTTCGGATGACGGCGTGCGGCACCTCGCCGGCCTGACTCATTTGCGTGAATTACAATTGAATCGAACTCGAGTTAGCGATTACGGGATTGAGATGATCAGCCGTCTACCTCGACTCAAGCGATTGGAGTTGGATCACACCACGATTACCGACGCGGGCATCACGCACCTAGAGAAAGCTGTTAAAGTCGAGTGGTTGAGAGTGGACGGAACTCAGGTTACAGATGAGGGGATTGCAAAGCTCAAGTCGTTGCGCGGACTGAAGGAGCTTTGGGTAGGGCCGCATGTTACTAAGGGGGCGGCCGAAAGGCTGCAGCAGCAATTGCCGAAGTGCAACATCCGCGGCTGGGACTCTGCCGGGCTCGAGCGCTTCTCGTTGCTGAAGAAACCTTAGATTGCCGGCATTGCTCAGCAATACCGTAAAGGATGAGATCGAGGTCCGGAAGCAACAGCTAATAAAAAAAGCGACCCACAAGGAGTCGCTTTTTAGTCATTCTGAAATCAGCACTTCGCAGCCTGATTCAGGGTCGCGCACTTTCCACCGCACAGAATGCAGCGGAAAGTAGTGGGCGGCACAGGCTCAATTACAAACGACGCAACCGTAGACTGTGAAACGCTTTCCCACATTGGCTAAATGCCAAAACCATGGTCGAAGAGATTTCCGACAACCTTCGTCAGGGCTATTTGCTTAATGCGGAGCGTGTATTCAAGCTCGTAACTTCCCACGCCCCAGATCATCAGCAAATACTTGCCGGCTTTTGGTGCGGTGTAGGCAAAGGGAAGGCTTAGGTTATTCGACGAGCCGACCGGGCCATTGGGATGAGTCGGATCGAGCAACAGCCAACGGCCGGCGTTCGGCGATAACAGGGCAGTTGTCTCGACATAGACTCGCTCGTCGGCGTCCAGATCAATATTGAAGAGATTATATCCCGGCGAAGGCGACAGCTTGCCGCTGACGAGAGTATCCAGCTGAATGGGAGTCGCCAGCGCTGGGTCGGATATCAAGGCAGATGTGGTTAGCGGAGCACTCAGTGCTGATCCCTTCAGCGCCAAGTAATGTCGGCCCGTTTGCGTGAAGGTGGTAACCTGCGGTGCATTGGTCCCTCCGGAAATAGACGACGTGCCATCGGGCATTCGCAGGGAGAGGTTGCCGATAAAGCTAGGCGTTGCATACAACCGTTGATCGCCGACGGTGACATCCAAGGGCCAGATGAGCGTTTCGTATGACTGATCGAGCGTGACGGTGAACGGCGCACCGACGGTGATCGGCGGGAGATTTTCCGCATTGATCAGCCGAAATGAATAAGGCGTAGCGGAAAGTCCGC is drawn from Anatilimnocola floriformis and contains these coding sequences:
- a CDS encoding leucine-rich repeat domain-containing protein; its protein translation is MKWRLSYLQFSLRSFLIVAILFGMVLAWIGKVRHRVQQRRVVTQLQSRGAGVGYDYQVASGWDSAKWSPPGPKVLRMLLGDDAFAEVDTVCLVGRRGSYPSTPDDLASLAAFPRLQVLHIGGASFGDGSLAEIVRHKELFRLGFENTKVTARGLRDLRPLERLSALELCGRGIDDEALDAVSELQHLERLQLYHTSISSGGWGKLADLRTLKSLDIYPGNVIGDNELAHISHLSQLEALRLFQGAVSDDGVRHLAGLTHLRELQLNRTRVSDYGIEMISRLPRLKRLELDHTTITDAGITHLEKAVKVEWLRVDGTQVTDEGIAKLKSLRGLKELWVGPHVTKGAAERLQQQLPKCNIRGWDSAGLERFSLLKKP